In Pseudomonas sp. GCEP-101, one DNA window encodes the following:
- the rplO gene encoding 50S ribosomal protein L15, with translation MQLNDLRSAPGARREKHRPGRGIGSGLGKTGGRGHKGQTSRSGGSIAPGFEGGQQPLHRRLPKFGFNSLKAMDRAEVRTSELAKVEGDVVTVQALKDANVINQNVQRVKVMLSGDVTRAVTLKGIGATKGARAAIEAAGGKIED, from the coding sequence ATGCAACTGAACGATCTGCGTTCCGCGCCGGGTGCCCGTCGCGAAAAGCACCGTCCGGGCCGTGGCATCGGTAGCGGTCTGGGCAAGACCGGTGGCCGTGGTCACAAAGGTCAAACCTCCCGCTCCGGTGGCTCCATTGCTCCGGGCTTCGAGGGTGGTCAGCAGCCGCTGCACCGTCGTCTGCCGAAGTTCGGCTTCAACTCGCTGAAGGCCATGGATCGCGCAGAAGTGCGTACCTCCGAACTGGCCAAGGTCGAAGGTGATGTCGTAACCGTGCAGGCCCTCAAGGATGCCAACGTGATTAACCAGAACGTACAGCGTGTGAAAGTCATGCTGTCCGGCGACGTTACTCGCGCGGTCACCCTGAAAGGCATCGGCGCCACCAAGGGCGCTCGTGCGGCTATCGAAGCAGCTGGCGGCAAAATCGAGGACTAA
- the rpsE gene encoding 30S ribosomal protein S5, producing the protein MANNDQKRDEGYIEKLVQVNRVAKTVKGGRIFAFTALTVVGDGKGRVGFGRGKAREVPAAIQKAMEAARRNMIQVDLNGTTLQYPTKSAHGASKVYMQPASEGTGIIAGGAMRAVLEVAGVQNVLAKCYGSTNPVNVVYATFKGLKNMQSPESVAAKRGKSVEEIL; encoded by the coding sequence ATGGCAAACAACGATCAAAAGCGCGACGAAGGCTACATCGAGAAGCTGGTTCAAGTGAACCGCGTCGCCAAAACCGTAAAAGGTGGCCGTATCTTCGCCTTCACCGCGCTGACCGTGGTTGGCGATGGCAAAGGCCGTGTTGGCTTCGGTCGTGGCAAGGCGCGTGAAGTGCCGGCCGCTATCCAGAAGGCAATGGAAGCTGCTCGCCGCAACATGATCCAGGTTGATCTGAACGGCACCACCCTGCAGTACCCGACCAAGTCCGCCCATGGCGCCTCCAAGGTGTACATGCAGCCGGCTTCCGAAGGTACCGGCATCATCGCCGGCGGCGCCATGCGTGCCGTCCTGGAAGTAGCCGGTGTGCAGAACGTTCTGGCGAAGTGCTACGGCTCCACCAACCCGGTGAACGTAGTCTACGCAACCTTCAAGGGCCTGAAGAACATGCAGTCCCCTGAGTCGGTAGCGGCCAAGCGTGGCAAGAGCGTCGAGGAGATTCTCTAA
- the rpmD gene encoding 50S ribosomal protein L30 yields the protein MATVKVTLIKSLNGRLANHKACVKGLGLRRINHTVEVQDTPENRGMINKAYYLLRVEG from the coding sequence ATGGCAACTGTCAAAGTTACCCTGATCAAGAGCCTGAACGGCCGTCTGGCCAATCACAAGGCTTGCGTCAAAGGTCTCGGCCTGCGTCGCATCAATCATACCGTCGAAGTTCAGGACACTCCTGAAAACCGCGGCATGATCAACAAGGCCTACTACCTGCTGCGTGTGGAGGGTTAA
- the rplF gene encoding 50S ribosomal protein L6 yields MSRVAKNPVKLPAGVEVKLAGQELSIKGAKGALELKVHPSVEVIQDNGELRFAARNGDQQTRAMAGTTRALVNNMVVGVSQGFERKLQLVGVGYKAQAKGQVLSLALGFSHPVDYELPAGIVAETPSQTDILIKGIDKQLVGQVAAEIRDFRPPEPYKGKGVRYADEVVLRKEAKKK; encoded by the coding sequence ATGTCTCGCGTTGCTAAGAACCCCGTCAAACTGCCCGCCGGCGTTGAAGTCAAGCTGGCTGGTCAGGAGCTTTCGATCAAGGGTGCCAAAGGCGCTCTCGAGCTGAAAGTCCATCCGTCCGTCGAAGTCATTCAGGACAACGGTGAGCTGCGTTTCGCTGCGCGTAACGGCGACCAGCAGACCCGTGCCATGGCCGGTACCACCCGTGCTCTGGTCAACAACATGGTAGTCGGCGTCAGCCAGGGCTTCGAGCGCAAGCTCCAGCTGGTTGGTGTTGGTTACAAGGCGCAGGCCAAAGGCCAAGTGCTGTCCCTGGCTCTCGGCTTCTCCCACCCGGTTGATTACGAACTGCCTGCCGGCATCGTCGCGGAAACCCCCAGCCAGACCGACATCCTGATCAAGGGTATCGACAAGCAGCTGGTTGGCCAGGTTGCCGCGGAAATCCGCGACTTCCGTCCGCCGGAGCCGTACAAAGGCAAGGGCGTGCGTTACGCCGACGAAGTCGTCCTTCGTAAAGAAGCCAAGAAGAAGTAG
- the secY gene encoding preprotein translocase subunit SecY: MAKQGALSALSNGGGLSELWARLRFLFLAIIVYRIGAHIPVPGINPDRLAALFRQNEGTILSLFNMFSGGALERMSIFALGIMPYISASIIMQLMTAISPQLEQLKKEGESGRRKISQYTRYATLALALVQAIGMSIGLGSQGVAFSNDFGFYFVSVTTFVAGALFMMWLGEQITERGVGNGISMLIFSGIVAGLPRAIGQSFESARQGDINIFALIAIGLLAVAIIAFVVFIERGQRRIAVHYAKRQQGRKVFAAQTSHLPLKVNMAGVIPAIFASSILLFPASLGAWFGQSEGLGWLQDVAQAIAPGQPLNILLFSAGIVFFCFFYTALMFNPKDVAENLKKSGAFIPGIRPGEQSARYIDGVLTRLTMFGALYMTAVCLLPQFLVVAAHVPFYLGGTSLLIVVVVVMDFMAQVQSHLVSHQYESLMKKANLKGYGSGLLR; this comes from the coding sequence ATGGCTAAGCAAGGTGCTCTCTCTGCGCTGAGCAACGGTGGTGGTTTGTCCGAGCTCTGGGCACGTCTGCGTTTCCTGTTCCTGGCGATCATCGTCTATCGGATCGGCGCGCACATCCCAGTCCCGGGCATCAACCCCGATCGCTTGGCGGCACTGTTCCGGCAGAACGAGGGGACCATTCTTAGCCTCTTCAACATGTTTTCCGGCGGCGCGCTGGAGCGCATGAGTATTTTTGCACTGGGGATCATGCCGTACATCTCGGCGTCGATCATCATGCAGCTCATGACCGCTATCAGCCCGCAGCTGGAGCAGTTGAAGAAAGAGGGTGAGTCTGGGCGTCGCAAGATCAGCCAGTACACCCGCTACGCAACCCTCGCCCTGGCACTCGTCCAGGCCATTGGCATGTCCATTGGCCTGGGTAGTCAGGGCGTGGCCTTCTCCAACGACTTCGGCTTCTACTTCGTGTCGGTCACCACCTTCGTGGCGGGTGCGCTCTTCATGATGTGGCTGGGTGAGCAGATCACCGAGCGGGGTGTCGGCAACGGCATCTCCATGCTGATCTTCTCCGGTATCGTCGCAGGCCTGCCCCGAGCAATCGGCCAGTCCTTCGAGTCCGCGCGTCAAGGTGACATCAACATCTTCGCCCTGATCGCCATCGGCCTGCTGGCCGTGGCCATCATCGCGTTCGTGGTGTTCATCGAGCGTGGTCAGCGTCGTATCGCCGTGCATTACGCCAAGCGCCAGCAAGGTCGCAAGGTGTTTGCCGCCCAGACCAGCCATCTGCCGCTGAAAGTGAACATGGCGGGTGTCATCCCCGCGATCTTCGCCAGCAGCATCCTGCTGTTCCCGGCATCCCTGGGTGCCTGGTTCGGTCAGTCGGAAGGCCTGGGTTGGCTGCAGGACGTCGCGCAAGCGATCGCCCCTGGTCAGCCGCTGAACATTCTGCTGTTTAGTGCAGGGATCGTTTTCTTCTGCTTCTTCTACACAGCGCTGATGTTCAACCCCAAGGACGTGGCGGAAAACCTCAAGAAGTCCGGTGCATTTATTCCGGGTATTCGTCCGGGTGAACAGTCTGCTCGCTACATCGATGGCGTGCTGACCCGTTTGACCATGTTCGGTGCCCTGTACATGACGGCTGTGTGCCTGCTGCCCCAGTTCCTGGTCGTAGCTGCCCACGTACCGTTCTACCTTGGCGGGACCTCGTTGCTGATCGTGGTCGTGGTTGTGATGGACTTTATGGCCCAAGTACAATCGCACCTCGTTTCTCACCAGTACGAATCCCTCATGAAGAAAGCCAACCTGAAGGGCTATGGCAGCGGTCTGCTGCGCTGA
- the rpmJ gene encoding 50S ribosomal protein L36 — protein sequence MKVRASVKKLCRNCKIIRREGVVRVICSAEPRHKQRQG from the coding sequence ATGAAAGTTCGTGCATCGGTAAAGAAGCTGTGCCGTAACTGCAAGATCATCCGTCGCGAAGGCGTCGTTCGTGTGATCTGCAGCGCGGAGCCGCGTCACAAGCAGCGCCAAGGCTGA
- the rplR gene encoding 50S ribosomal protein L18, producing the protein MSVKKETRLRRARKARLKMRELEAVRLCVYRSAQHIYAQVIAADGGKVLASASTLDKELREGATGNVDAAKKVGQLVAERAKAAGVTQVAFDRSGFKYHGRIKALADAAREGGLEF; encoded by the coding sequence ATGAGCGTCAAGAAAGAAACCCGTCTGCGCCGCGCTCGCAAGGCTCGCCTGAAGATGCGCGAACTGGAAGCCGTACGCCTCTGTGTGTACCGCTCCGCCCAGCACATCTACGCCCAGGTCATTGCAGCCGACGGCGGCAAGGTCCTGGCCAGCGCCTCGACCCTGGACAAAGAACTGCGCGAAGGTGCCACCGGCAACGTCGACGCAGCCAAGAAAGTTGGTCAACTGGTCGCGGAACGCGCCAAGGCTGCCGGCGTCACTCAGGTGGCGTTCGACCGTTCTGGCTTCAAGTACCACGGTCGTATCAAGGCCCTGGCTGATGCCGCTCGTGAAGGCGGTCTGGAGTTCTAA